The Littorina saxatilis isolate snail1 linkage group LG15, US_GU_Lsax_2.0, whole genome shotgun sequence genome contains a region encoding:
- the LOC138948110 gene encoding uncharacterized protein, with protein MMEVEAARVLWGRSVSRHNLRYTVMLSDGDTKTFQELSKIKPYGDQVTIEKEECINHVSKRLGTALRNLVTDCRKKGITLGGRGYGQLTLNTIRKLTIYYNRAIRGGKTVADMKRAVMASLRHGYSTDDKPQHDLCPHGAASWCFYQAALAQNKPPGPHAKLVHTPLNFKKLNPHLEPVYQRLTEDQLLQRCVSGKTQNSNECLHSSVWVRCPKDKFACKNRVRFAVVTGAREFNFGPAAALNTAKFYGFTTGCNMKRLNKARECKRVLGSIRFKKDQLNKRRDTVRAAKLKRQEELIRLEGGAAYAAGQF; from the coding sequence ATGATGGAAGTCGAGGCGGCTCGGGTTCTGTGGGGCAGGTCAGTGTCGCGGCACAATCTGCGATACACAGTTATGCTGTCAGACGGTGACACAAAAACCTTCCAGGAACTTTCCAAAATAAAGCCTTATGGAGATCAAGTGACCATCGAAAAAGAAGAGTGCATCAATCACGTTTCCAAGCGTCTTGGGACAGCGCTTCGCAACCTTGTGACAGACTGCCGCAAAAAAGGAATCACTTTGGGAGGGCGAGGGTACGGTCAGCTGACTCTGAATACAATCAGGAAGTTGACGATATATTACAATCGGGCAATTAGGGGAGGTAAGACAGTTGCAGACATGAAACGGGCAGTGATGGCATCTCTGCGTCACGGCTACTCAACAGATGACAAGCCACAGCATGACTTGTGCCCCCATGGTGCCGCGTCATGGTGCTTCTACCAGGCTGCCCTTGCTCAGAACAAGCCCCCAGGACCACACGCAAAACTCGTCCATACACCTCTTAACTTCAAGAAGCTGAATCCTCATCTAGAACCAGTTTACCAGAGACTGACTGAAGATCAACTGCTTCAAAGATGTGTGTCAGGAAAAACCCAAAACTCTAATGAGTGTCTCCACAGCAGCGTTTGGGTTCGCTGCCCCAAGGACAAATTTGCATGCAAAAATCGCGTACGGTTTGCAGTCGTCACAGGGGCTAGGGAATTCAATTTTGGACCAGCAGCTGCTCTCAACACTGCAAAGTTCTACGGCTTTACGACAGGCTGTAACATGAAAAGACTGAACAAGGCTAGGGAGTGTAAGAGGGTTCTTGGCAGCATCAGGTTCAAGAAAGATCAGCTAAACAAGAGACGCGACACTGTGCGTGCAGCTAAACTCAAAAGACAGGAGGAGCTCATCAGACTAGAAGGGGGTGCAGCATATGCTGCTGGGCAGTTTTAG